The following proteins are encoded in a genomic region of Coffea eugenioides isolate CCC68of chromosome 6, Ceug_1.0, whole genome shotgun sequence:
- the LOC113774534 gene encoding PRA1 family protein A1-like has protein sequence MDWGNVTAEDLIEALREVDWSSPPRPPSEFFSRFTVPRSYSKWNSRLKCNLYYYRTNYFIMITVILGLGFLRRPLAIVAALLTALSIAFLNDSFAGTFSEKITRTVRQFSPHLAAKMRPPLTPVIRGRPSAKRTIHICGRPRWVFVLVFSTVSFILWFVSCGLLTLLWAFAIGLLATVLHASFRTPNLKARLNTFREEFRAVWRNYSEL, from the exons ATGGACTGGGGAAACGTAACCGCAGAGGATCTGATCGAAGCTCTGCGTGAGGTCGATTGGTCATCTCCGCCGCGGCCGCCCTCAGAATTCTTCTCTAGGTTTACTGTCCCCCGATCGTACTCCAAATGGAACAGTCGCCTCAAGTGCAATCTCTACTA CTATAGGACGAATTACTTTATAATGATCACTGTCATTCTTG GTTTGGGATTTCTTAGGAGGCCACTTGCTATTGTTGCTGCATTGTTGACTGCTCTAAGCATCGCTTTTCTGAATGACAG CTTTGCAGGTACTTTTAGTGAAAAGATTACAAGAACTGTGAGACAGTTTTCTCCTCATTTAGCTGCAAAAATGAGGCCTCCCCTGAC GCCTGTTATCAGAGGACGCCCATCAGCGAAGAGAACAATTCATATATGTGGGCGGCCACGCTGGGTGTTTGTATTGGTGTTTTCAACTG TGAGTTTCATCCTTTGGTTTGTTTCTTGTGGCCTCTTAACTCTGTTATGGGCTTTTGCTATTGGCCTTCTTG CCACTGTCCTTCATGCAAGCTTTAGGACACCCAATTTGAAAGCTCGTCTAAACACATTCCGAGAGGAATTTCGTGCGGTTTGGCGGAATTACAGTGAGCTGTAG